A genomic window from Candidatus Pelagisphaera phototrophica includes:
- a CDS encoding trypsin-like serine protease, with protein sequence MLFVLLIGNSIVLVLPEAFMNVSKTDARRILVFFVLFLAFAQFQQNSKGVVTSDGNGTHITTPGMAMFGIDHDGVVEILRNGNFSCSGALLQGGFHVLTAGHCVNSEDIANMAVRFHLPNGSVDIAAEWWTPHPDFPEISGTDVGIITLAERAPPEIPRYNPLRSVGMEIDVPNVVFGYGQSGYGLTGKEPRDGNKRGGHNMYEATGATQNINLSTVGGSDAERWLFSDFDNGLTANDAFGFHFDKPNLGFGPDEVYASSGDSGAPIFVNNGYSHVIAGTVSGGARFSGTPNADVDDTVNGTWGQFSRDARVAEAGNLAFIESFISAVVEPQPLAVVSSSGGLTLEMSGPVGQPIYLRVSADLVNWEQAAVRRMTHATELFEVFSASEMQILQQTFVVAVREPVTPPDAPDPPETPVSNPPEEGLFGADSNSGQLLGISPLTGAGGAYGATGVADLSGLALDVESGILYGIDSTTDSLVIINTTTGASSFVGALGVSFSYVSGLAYDPDSKVLYATSSGIAANLYTVNTATGLASLVGPLGVNMPGLAYVPEALTLYGASGQTNSLYTINTVTGAPTLVGDLGIDTQWCGLAYDAALDSLYLSDTISDNLHTVDRLTGLATLVGAMESGMVKGLAGENRVIVGQ encoded by the coding sequence ATGTTGTTTGTTTTGTTGATAGGAAATTCAATCGTGCTGGTGTTGCCCGAAGCTTTCATGAACGTTAGCAAGACCGATGCCCGCCGCATACTTGTTTTCTTCGTCCTCTTTTTGGCATTTGCTCAGTTTCAGCAAAATAGCAAGGGAGTCGTAACCTCGGACGGTAATGGCACGCACATCACGACTCCCGGGATGGCGATGTTCGGCATAGATCACGACGGCGTGGTCGAGATCCTGCGCAACGGGAATTTTTCCTGCTCGGGAGCCCTTCTCCAAGGAGGGTTTCATGTGCTGACTGCTGGACATTGCGTGAACAGTGAGGACATCGCGAATATGGCAGTGCGGTTCCACTTGCCGAATGGTTCAGTCGACATAGCAGCCGAATGGTGGACGCCTCATCCGGATTTCCCGGAGATCAGCGGTACGGACGTGGGCATCATCACGCTGGCGGAACGGGCCCCTCCGGAGATTCCCCGTTACAACCCGTTGCGATCCGTTGGAATGGAAATCGACGTTCCGAATGTCGTCTTTGGTTACGGTCAATCGGGATACGGTTTGACGGGGAAAGAACCCCGCGATGGGAACAAGCGAGGGGGGCACAACATGTACGAAGCGACGGGAGCTACCCAGAATATCAACCTTTCTACGGTGGGTGGTAGTGACGCCGAACGGTGGCTATTCTCTGACTTCGACAACGGCCTAACCGCGAATGACGCTTTTGGGTTTCACTTCGACAAACCGAATCTAGGTTTTGGACCCGACGAGGTTTACGCTTCCAGCGGCGACTCCGGCGCCCCGATTTTCGTGAACAACGGATACAGCCACGTAATCGCCGGGACGGTGAGCGGAGGGGCGCGTTTTAGCGGAACGCCAAATGCTGACGTGGATGATACCGTGAACGGGACCTGGGGACAGTTTTCGCGGGATGCCCGAGTCGCGGAGGCGGGCAACCTGGCATTCATCGAATCGTTTATCTCAGCCGTCGTCGAACCTCAACCCCTAGCTGTTGTTTCTAGCTCAGGGGGGCTCACTTTGGAGATGTCTGGGCCTGTGGGGCAGCCGATTTACCTTCGCGTGTCTGCGGACCTCGTAAACTGGGAGCAGGCGGCGGTGCGCCGGATGACCCATGCGACCGAACTGTTCGAAGTTTTTTCGGCGTCCGAGATGCAAATCCTGCAGCAGACATTCGTGGTAGCGGTCCGTGAGCCGGTCACACCGCCGGATGCTCCCGATCCGCCCGAAACACCGGTTTCAAATCCCCCGGAGGAAGGACTCTTTGGGGCGGATTCCAATTCGGGTCAGTTGCTGGGGATTTCCCCGCTAACGGGTGCAGGCGGCGCATACGGAGCGACCGGTGTGGCGGATCTCAGCGGGCTGGCCCTCGACGTGGAATCCGGAATTCTTTACGGGATAGACAGTACGACAGATTCGCTGGTTATTATCAACACGACGACCGGTGCTTCAAGCTTCGTGGGGGCTCTAGGCGTGAGCTTCTCTTATGTCTCGGGCTTGGCTTACGATCCGGATAGCAAGGTTCTCTATGCGACCAGTAGCGGGATCGCGGCGAATCTCTATACGGTGAATACCGCCACCGGACTGGCGAGTTTGGTAGGACCGCTCGGTGTGAATATGCCGGGATTGGCGTATGTTCCCGAAGCCTTAACCTTGTATGGGGCGAGCGGACAGACGAATTCGCTTTATACGATTAATACGGTCACAGGGGCACCGACGCTCGTTGGTGATCTGGGTATTGATACGCAATGGTGCGGGCTCGCCTACGATGCGGCTTTGGATAGTCTCTATTTGTCGGATACGATAAGTGATAATCTCCATACAGTCGATCGATTGACGGGATTGGCCACCTTGGTGGGAGCTATGGAAAGCGGGATGGTTAAGGGACTCGCGGGAGAGAACAGAGTGATCGTCGGACAGTGA
- a CDS encoding sulfatase-like hydrolase/transferase: MGYTLGKIAIAAAIAALTPAAAADEPKENDKPNIIYVFTDQQSANMMSCVGNRWLKTPTMDYVAANGIRFTRAYATKPVCVRSRISPMTGRFSGYFTVNNKLVETV; encoded by the coding sequence ATGGGTTACACGCTTGGCAAGATAGCAATCGCCGCGGCAATTGCGGCTTTAACTCCGGCTGCCGCGGCAGATGAACCAAAAGAGAATGACAAGCCGAACATTATCTATGTTTTCACGGACCAGCAGAGTGCCAACATGATGAGCTGCGTGGGCAACAGGTGGCTCAAAACGCCAACCATGGATTACGTTGCTGCAAACGGTATTCGTTTTACCCGCGCCTATGCCACCAAACCGGTATGTGTGCGGTCCAGGATCAGCCCGATGACAGGCCGTTTCTCGGGATATTTTACTGTGAATAACAAACTGGTGGAAACCGTTTAG
- a CDS encoding DUF1552 domain-containing protein, translating into MKVNLATLDRRKFLRGLGGFALALPIFETFSGLAHAAKQKNKKRFAAFYMPDGVPMPLKEDPSYQDWSWFPHGRGKDFTFTKCLDPLEPLRDEVTVFGGLSHPAARSVHGHSNADQFLTGADTGDYGDYDNSISLDQLFAAQEGVHSRLSSMVLSTDGGTGSPRGTHTISFNEQGRPIPAEHKPKHIFDMLFVKSSKDAARRLAMSKSALDDLVTDARSLKRSLSKHDQETLQEYLDSVRDTEIKIEKAKRWMDIPLPQVDVDHLTLDVTPEDPRVYMQTMYELIYLAFKTDSTRTVTYQLGRENGLGASDYLARAVGFNLTHQLSHKTKEPDGYKNFGTYCNFHSEEYGRFLTKLKETPEVGGTGNMLDNTVLLFGSASSAFHLSRNYPLILAGGKNMGFKHGQYLKYGSGNEDNQATSGIRTDVGWRGEMDFEELPLSDLYLTMLHKLGVETDSFGGSSHTLAEV; encoded by the coding sequence ATGAAAGTAAATTTAGCAACTCTCGACCGCCGTAAATTCCTTAGAGGTCTTGGCGGCTTCGCCCTTGCTCTTCCCATCTTCGAAACCTTTTCAGGATTAGCCCACGCCGCAAAGCAGAAGAACAAGAAGCGTTTTGCTGCCTTTTATATGCCAGATGGTGTGCCCATGCCGTTAAAGGAGGATCCATCCTATCAGGATTGGAGTTGGTTCCCTCATGGTAGAGGAAAAGATTTTACGTTCACCAAGTGCCTGGATCCACTTGAGCCATTGCGCGATGAGGTAACCGTGTTCGGTGGGTTATCCCACCCCGCGGCAAGAAGTGTTCACGGTCACTCGAATGCAGATCAGTTTCTTACCGGAGCTGATACGGGAGACTACGGCGATTACGACAACAGCATTTCACTCGACCAACTGTTTGCCGCTCAGGAAGGAGTACATAGCCGCTTATCATCCATGGTTCTTTCTACAGATGGAGGTACTGGGTCTCCAAGGGGAACGCACACTATTTCATTTAACGAACAAGGCCGCCCCATACCCGCGGAACACAAGCCGAAGCATATTTTCGACATGCTCTTCGTAAAGAGCAGCAAAGATGCAGCCCGTCGGTTGGCTATGAGCAAGTCTGCTCTGGATGACCTTGTTACCGATGCACGCTCTTTAAAAAGAAGCTTATCTAAGCACGATCAGGAAACACTACAAGAGTACTTGGATTCAGTTCGCGATACAGAAATTAAAATCGAAAAGGCCAAGCGCTGGATGGATATTCCACTCCCTCAAGTCGATGTCGATCATCTGACCCTCGATGTCACTCCAGAAGATCCACGTGTCTATATGCAAACCATGTACGAGCTCATCTATCTGGCCTTCAAAACAGATTCGACCCGAACCGTCACCTACCAGCTTGGACGGGAAAACGGACTTGGAGCTAGTGACTATCTTGCACGGGCTGTCGGCTTCAACCTTACCCACCAGCTTAGTCACAAGACCAAGGAACCGGATGGCTACAAAAATTTTGGCACCTACTGCAATTTCCACAGTGAGGAATACGGCCGCTTCCTTACCAAGTTGAAGGAGACCCCGGAAGTCGGAGGCACCGGCAACATGCTGGACAACACCGTACTTTTATTCGGATCCGCATCGAGCGCATTCCACCTTTCTCGCAACTACCCATTAATCCTCGCTGGTGGCAAGAACATGGGCTTCAAGCACGGCCAGTATCTCAAGTATGGCTCTGGTAATGAGGACAACCAAGCCACATCCGGGATCCGCACCGACGTAGGCTGGCGCGGAGAAATGGACTTCGAAGAGCTTCCCCTCTCAGACCTCTACCTCACCATGCTTCATAAGCTCGGAGTGGAGACTGATAGTTTTGGTGGCAGCAGCCATACCTTGGCGGAAGTTTAA
- a CDS encoding DUF1592 domain-containing protein, whose product MKTLFVLFILWSISSAQVQAKPSSLEEAKAEGTLRSSYLNQNKPAVSNIVPEANLEVFHKTIEPLLSDNCYQCHGPDKQKGDFRIDTLNPDLINSGDELWWLDVMDVITNGEMPPEDADFEMADEVRGTIVNWLTKEVQVASQVRRSEEGHSSFRRMTRYEYNYALQDLLGLPYDFAKNLPPETASEDGFQNSSEMLQMSVKQFEQYRQLGRSALEKATVRGERPEIVFYSIPIDEAVEKLRKRIVTDIDNRIRNEQIAPEKREEEIDKQNQRYAKNINRAHYLDLSTGEGYRAVYRYHGAKQSHAPVAALPNVPPPSTQVAIVPAQQEIKFDLGDWLPETGDLRVRVRASRTTTEGESYPSLRIFFGFQASNNSEGIRRIGHKDTSIKASPGDPQFYEWTIPLGETPRNLFRGIQQMGQIPNPTEFLEFQNIHQDNSKQSTSGIQIDYVEVSAPVYAQWPPESHGRIFIDSRNKGTESKYAREVLASFMPRAWRRSVTKSEIDQKLKLFKEVRPVCDDFQEAMIEVLAGVISSPQFLYLVQSEPAKGKKGETNLSGYELATRLSMFIWSSVPDEELLTLAEKGMLSDHKVLARQTQRLLGDPRAQRFSKHFVRQWLGMQLLDYLDVDEDLYGNFDDYLKEAMQNESIALFQEVMHENRSVMDFIHADYAMVNERLAQHYDIPGVYGNAFQKVTLQPENVRGGLLTQAGLLAMNSDGKDSHPLKRGIWLLESLLNDPPPPPPAAVPEIDLSDPEILKMTLKERMEDHRNDPACFSCHAKIDPWGIAFENFDATGSWRETIGDKPVDASSKLFNKQELNGIDGLKRFLLENRQDQFARAMTHKLTTYALGRPLSFSDRASIEEITAKLRNKGDGLADLISLIVTSDLFLTK is encoded by the coding sequence ATGAAAACCCTTTTCGTACTATTTATTTTATGGAGCATTAGCTCCGCACAAGTTCAAGCTAAACCTTCTTCTCTCGAGGAGGCAAAAGCCGAAGGTACACTTCGATCGAGTTATCTAAATCAGAACAAGCCGGCCGTATCCAATATAGTGCCCGAAGCCAATTTGGAAGTATTTCACAAAACGATTGAGCCACTCCTGAGCGATAATTGCTACCAGTGCCACGGTCCGGATAAGCAGAAAGGCGATTTCCGGATCGATACTCTGAACCCCGACCTGATTAACAGTGGTGACGAACTGTGGTGGCTGGATGTAATGGATGTTATTACTAATGGCGAAATGCCGCCAGAAGATGCGGACTTCGAAATGGCTGATGAAGTCCGTGGAACGATTGTCAACTGGCTAACTAAAGAGGTTCAAGTAGCTTCGCAAGTTCGTCGCAGTGAGGAAGGGCATTCCTCCTTCCGGCGTATGACGCGCTACGAATACAACTATGCATTGCAGGACTTGCTGGGTCTCCCCTACGACTTTGCCAAGAACCTACCTCCGGAAACCGCTTCGGAGGATGGGTTTCAAAACAGCTCAGAAATGCTGCAAATGTCGGTAAAGCAATTTGAGCAATACAGGCAGCTGGGGCGAAGTGCTTTGGAGAAAGCAACGGTTCGTGGGGAGCGTCCGGAAATAGTATTTTATTCCATTCCCATTGATGAGGCCGTGGAGAAGTTACGCAAGCGGATCGTTACCGATATTGATAATCGAATCAGAAATGAGCAAATCGCCCCGGAAAAGCGCGAGGAAGAAATTGATAAGCAAAATCAAAGGTACGCAAAAAATATAAATCGCGCTCACTACCTGGATCTGAGTACCGGCGAAGGTTATAGAGCAGTTTATCGATATCATGGAGCCAAACAATCGCATGCTCCAGTTGCAGCACTTCCGAATGTACCTCCTCCTTCAACTCAAGTGGCGATCGTACCCGCTCAGCAGGAAATTAAATTTGATTTAGGCGACTGGCTTCCCGAAACAGGAGATCTTCGTGTTCGCGTTCGAGCCTCCCGTACTACCACAGAAGGAGAGAGTTACCCCAGCCTACGAATATTCTTTGGTTTTCAAGCAAGCAATAATTCAGAAGGCATTCGCCGTATCGGTCATAAGGATACATCTATCAAGGCCTCACCAGGAGATCCGCAGTTTTATGAATGGACCATTCCCTTGGGTGAGACGCCTAGGAATCTTTTTCGTGGAATCCAACAGATGGGACAAATTCCTAACCCGACCGAATTCCTGGAATTTCAAAACATTCATCAGGATAACTCCAAACAATCAACATCGGGCATTCAAATCGACTATGTAGAGGTTTCGGCTCCGGTATATGCACAATGGCCACCGGAGTCACACGGTCGGATATTTATAGATAGCAGAAACAAGGGCACGGAGAGCAAGTATGCCAGGGAAGTTTTGGCATCATTTATGCCACGTGCATGGAGGCGCTCCGTCACGAAGTCGGAGATAGATCAGAAGCTCAAACTTTTCAAAGAAGTCCGTCCCGTCTGTGATGATTTTCAGGAAGCGATGATTGAAGTACTGGCCGGCGTCATCTCCTCCCCTCAATTTCTCTATCTTGTCCAATCAGAGCCGGCCAAAGGCAAGAAGGGCGAAACAAACTTAAGCGGCTATGAGTTAGCGACACGTCTTTCGATGTTCATCTGGTCGAGTGTACCGGATGAAGAACTCCTCACTTTGGCTGAGAAGGGAATGCTTAGTGACCACAAGGTCCTCGCTCGTCAAACGCAACGACTATTAGGCGATCCAAGGGCACAGCGGTTTTCTAAGCACTTCGTTCGTCAATGGCTGGGCATGCAATTGCTCGATTACCTGGATGTGGACGAAGATCTGTATGGTAATTTTGATGACTATTTAAAAGAGGCCATGCAAAACGAGTCTATCGCTCTATTCCAAGAAGTAATGCACGAGAATCGTAGCGTGATGGATTTCATTCATGCTGACTATGCAATGGTCAATGAACGACTGGCTCAGCACTATGACATCCCAGGAGTTTATGGAAATGCTTTTCAAAAAGTGACACTCCAACCAGAGAACGTTAGAGGCGGCCTACTGACGCAGGCGGGGCTACTTGCGATGAACTCCGATGGCAAAGATTCTCATCCACTGAAGCGTGGCATTTGGTTACTCGAAAGCCTACTCAACGATCCGCCACCTCCCCCACCAGCGGCTGTGCCCGAAATTGACCTGAGTGACCCCGAGATTCTTAAGATGACACTCAAGGAACGCATGGAAGATCACCGCAATGACCCAGCCTGCTTTTCCTGTCATGCCAAAATCGATCCCTGGGGAATTGCTTTTGAGAACTTTGATGCCACCGGTAGCTGGCGCGAAACGATTGGAGACAAACCAGTCGATGCCTCAAGCAAGCTTTTCAACAAGCAGGAACTCAATGGAATTGATGGCCTGAAACGCTTCCTGCTTGAGAACCGACAGGATCAATTTGCCCGTGCTATGACCCACAAGCTCACCACCTACGCCCTGGGCCGTCCGCTTAGCTTTTCCGACCGCGCCAGCATCGAAGAAATCACCGCCAAGCTCCGCAATAAAGGAGATGGACTTGCGGACCTCATTTCGCTTATCGTTACCAGCGATCTTTTCCTCACGAAGTAA
- a CDS encoding ABC transporter ATP-binding protein, producing the protein MLLDVQDLKVSFHSLDGVNEAVKGISFQLDEGKTLAIVGESGSGKSVTSMALTKLLPPEPQCRVSGKASLDGENLLDLSASEMRAVRGKQIAYIFQEPSTSLNPYYTVGNQIAESIKFHRREVSDVWAEVVKLLDQVGIHDPEKRAVDYPHQMSGGMKQRVMIAIALACQPRILVADEPTTALDVTIEAQIINLLKDLRTRLNMSIILITHNFGIVDEFADDIAVMFRGEIVEAGPAESVLSNPQHPYTQALINCIPKLGIKQKRLPVVDYAELEK; encoded by the coding sequence ATGTTATTGGACGTTCAAGATCTCAAAGTATCGTTTCATTCCCTGGATGGGGTGAATGAAGCGGTTAAAGGCATATCCTTCCAGTTAGACGAGGGTAAGACCCTAGCTATCGTGGGAGAGAGCGGTAGCGGCAAGAGTGTGACATCCATGGCTCTGACAAAGCTGCTGCCGCCGGAACCGCAATGCCGCGTTTCGGGGAAAGCCTCTCTGGATGGGGAAAACCTTTTAGATCTCTCGGCTAGCGAGATGCGGGCGGTGCGGGGAAAGCAAATTGCCTATATTTTCCAGGAACCTTCAACGTCGTTGAATCCTTACTACACTGTGGGAAATCAGATTGCGGAGTCGATCAAGTTCCACCGCAGGGAGGTTTCCGACGTTTGGGCAGAAGTGGTCAAACTGTTGGATCAGGTAGGCATACACGATCCGGAAAAGCGGGCGGTGGACTATCCTCATCAAATGAGCGGTGGAATGAAGCAGCGTGTCATGATTGCCATCGCCTTAGCCTGCCAGCCTAGAATTCTCGTTGCCGACGAACCGACAACGGCACTCGACGTCACTATTGAGGCCCAGATTATCAATCTACTCAAGGACCTCCGCACGAGGCTCAACATGTCCATTATCTTGATTACGCACAATTTTGGAATCGTTGACGAGTTTGCTGACGATATAGCGGTGATGTTTCGCGGGGAAATTGTAGAAGCGGGCCCGGCTGAAAGTGTTTTATCGAATCCTCAACACCCCTATACTCAGGCACTGATCAATTGTATTCCAAAATTAGGGATTAAGCAAAAGCGATTGCCGGTGGTGGATTACGCGGAATTGGAAAAGTGA
- a CDS encoding ABC transporter ATP-binding protein yields the protein MELSEDDKAMVSTDGEVKKEPLLEVRDLSVTFEAQRGGFIKHVEYVYAVKRVSFQVRKGTTIGLVGESGSGKSTIGKAILRLAPIGEGTIHYGGQELTGLADKEFMPFRKRIQTIFQDPYASMNPRLTIASIVAEPLIVHAPAMNRKQREEHVADLLEKVGLPADSMNRYPHQFSGGQRQRICIARALSSSPEFIICDECVSALDVSVQAQIVNLLQDIQDELGITYLFIAHDLAVVEHMCDEALVMELGEIVEQGPTDSLYRSPQHPYTQRLLSAVPRMPTIAGAH from the coding sequence ATGGAACTGAGCGAAGATGATAAAGCAATGGTGAGCACTGATGGTGAGGTGAAGAAAGAACCTTTGTTGGAGGTTCGCGACCTGAGCGTGACCTTCGAGGCACAGCGTGGTGGATTCATCAAGCACGTGGAGTATGTCTACGCGGTTAAGCGAGTTTCGTTTCAGGTCAGAAAGGGCACGACCATAGGACTAGTGGGCGAAAGTGGCAGCGGCAAGAGCACCATCGGCAAAGCAATTCTTCGGCTGGCTCCTATAGGAGAGGGTACGATCCACTATGGTGGCCAAGAGCTCACGGGACTTGCGGACAAGGAGTTCATGCCGTTCCGGAAGCGTATTCAAACGATTTTCCAGGATCCCTATGCCTCCATGAATCCTCGGCTGACGATCGCCTCGATCGTTGCAGAGCCATTGATCGTGCACGCGCCAGCTATGAATCGAAAGCAACGGGAAGAGCACGTTGCGGACTTACTAGAGAAAGTCGGCCTTCCTGCCGACTCGATGAATCGGTATCCACACCAATTTAGCGGTGGCCAACGCCAGCGAATTTGTATCGCTCGCGCTTTGAGTAGCAGTCCGGAGTTTATCATATGCGACGAGTGCGTTAGTGCTCTCGATGTGAGCGTCCAGGCGCAGATCGTCAATCTGCTTCAAGACATTCAGGACGAACTCGGGATTACGTATTTGTTCATCGCTCATGATCTGGCTGTTGTTGAGCACATGTGCGATGAGGCGTTGGTGATGGAGCTCGGAGAGATCGTGGAGCAAGGACCGACGGATTCGCTCTACCGCTCGCCGCAGCATCCGTACACGCAGCGATTGCTAAGCGCGGTACCTCGCATGCCGACGATCGCCGGAGCACATTGA